In the Alphaproteobacteria bacterium genome, one interval contains:
- a CDS encoding DUF1800 domain-containing protein encodes MSTTAAFIAATRFGLGPGPGELEKLAPAPQQVLETQLGAAGRVPAELRDFQRTPEIVKQFQKGGRKRDRDDLKETKRRMRQLYMDEAGARTLAAIRSDAPLVERLVAFWSNHFTVSIRKPLLSGVAGAYEREAIRPHVGGRFADMLLAVTQHPAMLYYLDNHLSFGPNSVVGRRRDKGLNENLAREILELHTLGVDGGYGQRDVEALARILTGWSAGRRGEANSGTFRFYDLAHEPGAKSLLGRNYAEGGEEEGRRALFDLARHPATAHHIATKLARHFIADDPPATAVNRLARLFLDTDGDLGAMARGLIAAPEAWQQPLAKIKSPNDYVVSALRPVGFTGASKRLVESLSLLGQAPFDAPSPAGWPDTAEAWLGPNALMHRIEWAYAVAERTGGAVPPGPVMDQTIGPVVSPATRQAIARAADSQQAFALLLASPEFQRR; translated from the coding sequence ATGAGCACGACCGCCGCTTTCATCGCCGCCACCCGCTTTGGCTTGGGCCCCGGCCCGGGGGAACTGGAGAAACTGGCGCCGGCGCCGCAACAGGTGCTCGAGACCCAGCTCGGAGCAGCCGGCCGCGTGCCGGCCGAATTGCGCGATTTCCAGCGCACTCCCGAAATCGTCAAGCAATTCCAAAAGGGCGGGAGAAAGCGCGACCGGGATGATTTAAAGGAGACCAAGCGGCGCATGCGCCAACTCTACATGGACGAGGCCGGTGCGCGTACATTGGCCGCGATCCGCAGCGATGCGCCGTTGGTCGAGCGTTTGGTCGCCTTTTGGAGCAATCACTTCACGGTGTCGATCCGCAAGCCGCTGCTCAGTGGTGTCGCCGGCGCCTACGAGCGCGAGGCGATTCGGCCCCATGTCGGCGGCAGGTTCGCGGACATGCTGCTCGCCGTCACTCAACACCCGGCGATGCTCTACTACCTCGACAACCATCTATCCTTTGGCCCCAATTCCGTCGTCGGGCGCCGCCGCGACAAAGGACTCAACGAGAACCTGGCCCGCGAAATCCTCGAACTCCATACCCTCGGTGTCGACGGCGGTTACGGCCAACGCGACGTCGAAGCGCTGGCGCGAATCCTCACCGGGTGGTCGGCGGGACGCCGCGGCGAGGCGAATAGCGGGACCTTTCGGTTCTATGACCTGGCGCACGAGCCGGGGGCGAAGTCCCTGCTCGGCCGGAACTATGCGGAAGGCGGCGAGGAGGAGGGCCGGCGGGCGCTGTTCGACCTGGCGCGGCACCCGGCTACGGCGCACCATATCGCGACCAAACTCGCCCGCCATTTCATCGCCGATGATCCGCCGGCCACCGCCGTCAACCGGCTGGCACGCCTGTTTCTCGACACCGATGGCGACCTCGGCGCGATGGCGCGCGGGTTGATCGCCGCGCCCGAGGCGTGGCAGCAGCCGTTGGCCAAGATCAAGAGTCCCAATGACTATGTCGTCTCGGCGCTGAGACCGGTCGGGTTTACCGGCGCCAGCAAACGATTGGTCGAGTCCTTGAGTCTGCTCGGCCAAGCGCCTTTCGACGCGCCGTCTCCGGCGGGTTGGCCGGATACGGCGGAGGCGTGGCTGGGCCCGAATGCCCTGATGCACCGGATCGAATGGGCCTACGCGGTCGCCGAACGGACCGGCGGGGCCGTGCCGCCCGGGCCGGTCATGGATCAGACCATAGGCCCGGTCGTTTC
- a CDS encoding DMT family transporter translates to MTVSLPPGRDTHVVAAGDRPLLGVGLLLVAYTIIPGLDAIAKHLAATYPVLEVVWARFFFHFLLLAPFALWRYGWRGLWPPNPVLQVIRGGFLLGATICFFAALKTLPIADTLGIFFVSPMVVTLLSALLLKETVGIRRWTTVAIGFVGVCIIIRPGAGVFEEGAVFALGAGLCYALYAIATRRLSRTAPPLVTLTYTALLGAIVMSAVMPFEWVTPRGGDIGWMVLLGATAASGHFFIIKAYEQAPASFLAPYGYAEIVSAAVIGYLVFGNFPDGWTWVGIFILIASGIYLSIRERKVRGRLRVRA, encoded by the coding sequence ATGACCGTCTCTCTGCCGCCGGGTCGGGACACTCATGTGGTCGCCGCCGGCGATCGCCCGCTCCTCGGCGTCGGCCTGTTGCTGGTCGCCTACACCATCATTCCCGGGCTCGATGCCATCGCCAAGCATCTCGCCGCGACCTATCCGGTCCTCGAGGTGGTCTGGGCGCGGTTCTTTTTTCACTTTCTGTTGCTGGCGCCATTCGCGCTGTGGCGCTATGGCTGGCGCGGGTTATGGCCGCCGAACCCGGTGCTTCAAGTCATTCGCGGCGGCTTCCTGCTCGGCGCGACGATTTGCTTTTTCGCCGCCCTCAAGACTCTGCCGATCGCCGACACCCTGGGCATCTTCTTCGTTTCGCCGATGGTCGTCACCCTGCTGTCGGCATTGCTGCTCAAGGAAACGGTCGGCATCCGGCGATGGACCACGGTCGCGATCGGCTTCGTCGGCGTCTGCATCATCATCAGGCCCGGTGCCGGCGTCTTCGAGGAGGGTGCCGTTTTCGCCCTCGGCGCCGGCCTCTGTTATGCGCTTTATGCGATCGCGACCCGCCGGCTGTCACGCACGGCGCCGCCGCTGGTGACACTGACCTATACGGCCTTGCTCGGCGCAATCGTCATGAGCGCGGTGATGCCGTTCGAGTGGGTCACGCCGCGGGGCGGCGACATCGGGTGGATGGTGCTGCTCGGGGCGACCGCGGCGAGCGGCCATTTCTTTATCATCAAGGCTTACGAGCAGGCCCCGGCATCGTTTCTGGCGCCCTATGGCTATGCCGAGATCGTCAGCGCGGCGGTGATCGGCTACCTCGTTTTCGGAAATTTTCCGGATGGTTGGACCTGGGTCGGGATCTTCATTCTCATCGCCAGCGGAATCTACCTTTCGATACGGGAGCGCAAGGTCCGGGGTCGATTGCGCGTGCGCGCATGA
- a CDS encoding sterol desaturase family protein, protein MRTVISYVIWPLLLGIAISALSVGFVFGHPVIAFNLSYLTLAGVLLILERVMPHEERWLSYDGQLVADLGHTLLSKTAVQVLVVSLAMIGATEMVSPTGATWWPGEWPLWAQILIGLVAAEFGFYWAHRLAHEWPLLWRFHAIHHSAKRLWVVNTGRFHFVDTIVSTSFGLAVAFLVGAPESVIMWVSAITAYIGVLTHCNIAMRGGILSYVFNTPELHRWHHSMVPEEGNRNYGENLMLFDQIFGTYINPDRRPPAEIGIHDSMPASLLGQVTYPFRSRRPTAPAAE, encoded by the coding sequence ATGCGGACGGTCATCTCGTACGTCATCTGGCCATTGCTACTCGGCATTGCGATCAGCGCGCTGTCTGTCGGCTTCGTTTTCGGCCATCCGGTCATTGCCTTCAACTTGAGCTATCTCACTCTGGCGGGTGTTCTTCTCATCCTCGAGCGGGTCATGCCCCACGAAGAGCGATGGTTGTCCTATGACGGACAACTGGTCGCAGATCTCGGCCATACCCTGCTCAGCAAGACGGCGGTCCAGGTCCTGGTCGTATCGCTGGCGATGATCGGCGCCACCGAGATGGTGTCGCCGACCGGCGCCACGTGGTGGCCGGGCGAATGGCCGTTGTGGGCGCAGATTCTGATCGGCCTGGTCGCGGCCGAATTCGGCTTCTACTGGGCCCACCGGCTGGCCCACGAATGGCCGCTGCTGTGGCGATTCCATGCCATCCACCATAGCGCCAAGCGTTTGTGGGTGGTCAACACCGGCCGCTTCCACTTCGTCGATACGATCGTCAGCACGAGCTTCGGCCTGGCCGTGGCATTCCTCGTCGGCGCTCCGGAATCGGTGATCATGTGGGTCAGCGCGATCACCGCCTATATCGGTGTGCTGACCCATTGCAATATCGCGATGCGCGGCGGCATCCTGAGTTATGTCTTCAACACCCCGGAACTTCACCGCTGGCACCATTCGATGGTGCCCGAGGAGGGCAACCGCAACTACGGCGAGAATCTGATGCTGTTCGATCAGATCTTCGGCACTTACATCAATCCCGACCGGCGTCCGCCGGCCGAGATCGGAATCCACGATTCCATGCCGGCCTCGCTGCTGGGTCAGGTGACCTACCCCTTTCGGTCGCGACGCCCGACCGCGCCCGCCGCCGAGTAG
- a CDS encoding TraR/DksA family transcriptional regulator yields METDAAADAGKYENRLLARKDELEQLVDATSAERATVELDQQRQGRLSRMDALQAQAMANEAARRRLVELERIDNALKRCAAGDYGYCVACEEPIPAARLDFDPAIATCVNCARGG; encoded by the coding sequence ATGGAAACCGACGCGGCCGCGGACGCCGGTAAATACGAGAACCGCCTGTTGGCGCGCAAGGACGAACTCGAGCAGCTTGTCGACGCGACATCGGCGGAGCGCGCGACGGTCGAACTCGACCAGCAGCGGCAAGGCCGGTTGTCCCGGATGGATGCGCTTCAAGCCCAGGCCATGGCCAACGAGGCGGCGCGGCGGCGCCTCGTCGAGCTGGAGCGCATCGACAACGCGCTCAAGCGATGCGCCGCCGGAGACTACGGGTACTGCGTCGCCTGCGAGGAACCGATTCCGGCGGCCCGCCTCGATTTCGACCCGGCGATCGCGACCTGCGTCAATTGCGCGCGCGGGGGGTAG
- a CDS encoding branched-chain amino acid transferase, whose protein sequence is MNDLAAPASTAAAIRYPNGIAFCDGTFCPMSEAKISVLDWGFLRSDATYDVVHVWRRRFFRLDLHLDRFLNSLAKLRLTVPYDRDEIAAILAECVRRSGLDDAYVEMICTRGVSPTFSRDPRDAVNRFIAFAIPFGWIADEEQRARGLDIAISRVPRIPPESVDPTVKNYHWLDLVAGMFEAYDRGAENVVLVDLAGNLSEGPGFNLFVVKDGRVATPVRGVLQGITRQTALDLCAELGIAAEQGVVDIPSVLDADEIFITSTAGGIMPVTRVDGGAIGDGRPGPVTRELTELYWRKHDDPAWTTPID, encoded by the coding sequence ATGAACGATCTCGCCGCCCCCGCGTCCACCGCCGCCGCGATCCGCTATCCGAACGGTATCGCCTTCTGCGATGGCACTTTTTGTCCCATGTCGGAGGCCAAGATCTCCGTCCTCGATTGGGGGTTCCTGCGCTCCGATGCGACCTACGACGTGGTCCACGTGTGGCGCCGGCGCTTTTTCCGCCTCGACCTCCATCTCGACCGCTTCCTCAATTCCCTGGCCAAACTCCGGCTAACGGTACCCTATGACCGCGACGAGATCGCCGCCATCCTGGCCGAGTGCGTGCGCCGCTCGGGGCTCGACGACGCCTATGTCGAGATGATCTGCACCCGCGGCGTGTCACCGACCTTCAGCCGCGATCCGCGCGATGCCGTCAACCGCTTCATCGCCTTCGCCATTCCCTTCGGCTGGATCGCCGACGAGGAACAGCGGGCGCGGGGTCTCGACATCGCCATCAGCCGGGTGCCGCGCATTCCTCCCGAATCGGTCGACCCGACGGTCAAGAACTACCACTGGCTCGATCTCGTCGCCGGCATGTTCGAGGCCTACGACAGGGGCGCCGAGAACGTCGTGCTGGTCGACCTCGCCGGCAATCTAAGCGAGGGCCCGGGGTTCAATCTGTTCGTCGTCAAGGACGGCCGCGTCGCCACACCGGTGCGCGGCGTGCTGCAGGGGATTACCCGGCAGACCGCCCTCGATCTTTGCGCCGAGCTGGGCATCGCCGCCGAGCAGGGCGTGGTCGACATACCGTCGGTCCTGGACGCCGACGAAATCTTCATCACCTCCACCGCCGGCGGCATCATGCCGGTCACCCGGGTCGACGGCGGAGCGATCGGTGACGGCCGGCCGGGGCCCGTGACCCGGGAGCTGACCGAGCTTTATTGGCGCAAGCACGACGACCCGGCATGGACGACGCCGATCGACTGA